In the Artemia franciscana chromosome 1, ASM3288406v1, whole genome shotgun sequence genome, one interval contains:
- the LOC136026342 gene encoding uncharacterized protein LOC136026342, with protein sequence MGSGGGYSTLCEFFGVLGVKPMSRIVYSRMERQLGNAWMNSLSEILLENGREALKSAIHDDRYKEDSYWTKVICDGGWNKRSKGHDYSAKGCVAVIIDAFSKKLLYVGIKNKYCYICFSSANAKVIPKDHFCFLNYNGNSRSMETDILVEGFRSTEEMHGLQFLEFIGDGDSSVFYKLKQSVSYGSNIRKHECANHVTKNYTAHLYNLCKNKKGLYTKCLPRGIIQQLTKNLRGAIKINSENNGTAEELKILLKRGPYHVFGNHTKCDSGCPKIAELAVNSKIEDRWNNFPLQVFEDVMTEVDIVCRKAEQLRNDATTNLAESYMSVVAKFIGEKQISRSKRGSYHARVHGASLAYNSGPKWHQLAWKNIFGLSPSSVTKKYCNKTAKLRVISKRNLTSYYSALGGKHVAKLKNRNYNFGNRDYGPNCNKPDMTSDEMNLAIQKYTDENLKLDFASISCLFNSTKGQSKNDTWVEERSKRITSSYFHRIATRKNSTRVAPIVKQIRNLGPRFCSALMKKGLDLEVVALEAYENKFNLKVVKGDQIGLSVHPQYQYLAASVDGLLPNGTPIEIKTVHNIPEFKTIYDVAQSKNLVKAFFLELSSEGLQLKKITGISPRYKANSGYWIKWYAT encoded by the coding sequence atgggtagtggaggagggtattctacactgtgtgaattcttcggggtgcttggagtgaaaccaatgtcacgaatagtttattcccgtatggaaaggcagcttggtaatgcttggatgaatagtttatcggaaattttgctagaaaatggacgagaggccttaaaatcagccattcatgatgataggtataaggaggactcatactggacaaaagtgatatgtgatggaggctggaataagcgtagcaaaggacacgattattcggccaaaggatgtgttgcagttatcatagatgcattttcgaaaaaactgttatatgttggcataaaaaataaatactgttatatatgtttttcttctgcaaacgccaaagtaattcccaaagatcatttctgctttctgaattataacggaaattcaaggagcatggaaacagatattctagttgaaggctttcgttccactgaggagatgcacggattacagtttttagagtttatcggtgacggtgattccagtgttttttataagctaaaacaaagtgtttcctacggttccaacatacggaaacatgaatgtgcaaatcacgtcacaaaaaactataccgcccatctatataatttgtgcaaaaataaaaaaggtttgtacacaaaatgtcttccccgaggaattatacagcaactgacaaaaaatttaaggggcgcgataaaaataaattctgaaaataatggaacagcagaagaattgaaaatcttgttaaaaagaggtccgtaccatgttttcggaaaccacacaaaatgtgattctggctgtcctaagattgctgaattggccgtgaatagtaaaatagaagatcggtggaataattttcccctgcaggtgtttgaagatgttatgacagaggtcgatattgtgtgtcgaaaagcagagcagcttcgaaatgacgcaactacaaacttagctgaaagctacatgtcagttgttgctaaattcatcggagaaaagcaaataagccggtctaaacgaggttcatatcatgcaagagttcatggagcaagtcttgcttataattcaggtccaaaatggcatcaattagcttggaaaaatatttttgggcttagtccttctagcgtaacaaaaaaatattgtaataaaacggctaagctccgtgtaatatctaaacgtaatttgaccagttattatagtgctcttggaggaaaacacgttgctaagttaaaaaatagaaactataactttggtaatcgtgactatggaccaaattgcaataagccagacatgacttctgatgaaatgaatttggctatacaaaaatatactgacgagaatttaaaattggattttgccagtataagctgtttgttcaacagtaccaagggtcaatccaaaaatgacacttgggttgaagaaagatctaagagaataactagtagttacttccacagaattgcaaccagaaaaaacagcaccagagttgccccaattgttaagcaaattcgaaacttgggacctagattctgctctgccctaatgaaaaagggcttagatttagaagtagtggcactagaagcatatgaaaacaaattcaacttaaaagtcgtaaagggagatcaaataggactcagtgtgcatccacagtatcagtatcttgctgcatctgtagatggactgctccctaatggcacacctatagagataaaaacggtgcataatataccagagttcaaaaccatttatgatgtggcccagtcaaaaaatttagttaaagcattttttcttgaattatccagtgaaggtcttcagctaaaaaaaatcacaggtatttcgcccagatacaaggccaactcgggatactggataaaatggtacgccacttaa